TGACACATTGCCCAGGGACTTTGCTGTTGAAAACTGTGGATTGGGAATTTAGGAGCTGTTTTGTAGTTGGGTGGTATTGGCTTGGGGTCTCTTGTGAGGTTGTAGTCAGGTGGGTCAACCAGGgctcatctgaaggcttgactgagGCTGGAAGAATCTCTTTTTTCTAGCTGGCGGCTCCTTTACATGTCTGTAGGCAAGAAGCCTCAGTTCCTTGCCTCATGGGTTGGCTTGGACAACGTGGCTCGTCCCTAACAGAGTGATAAAAAGAATaggctggggtggcgcctgtggctcagtgagtagggcgccggccccatataccgagggtggcaggttcaaacccagccccggctgaactgcaaccaaaaaatagctgggcattgtggtgggcgcctgtagtcccagctgcttgggaggctgaggcaggagaatcgctgaagcccaagagctagaggttgctttgagtcctgtgacatcatggcactctactgaaggcggtaaagtgagactctgtctctaccaaaaaaaaaaaaaaagaataggctgggtgtggtagcttactcctgtaatcccaacactttgggatgctgaagtgggaggattgcttgagcctaggaggttTGACTctgctatgatcacaccactgcactctagcgtGGTGACAGAGCAAACTcatgtctaaaaaagaaaaaagagaacagcGAAGACGGAAGTGATAATGTCTTTTATAATCTAATGTCTCAAGTGACACCCATTTGTCACCTTATTCTTTTATCACATAGAACTCCCTGGTATGGTGTTGGAAGGACTACCCAGACTGCAAATACCGGGACGTGAGCCCTTGGGAACCATCTAGGAGGCTGACTACCTCCCTGGTGAGCACATATTGACTACTTCTTACTAGTTGCTAGCCATCAGTCTCAGAACTCTACATGTGTTAATGCAACTCAATTTCTGGAAACAAGCCGGTAAGCAGGTTCTGTTTATTATCCTCATATAGTACAGCCTGTGGTTAGGCACACGATCTCTGCAGCCAGActccctgggttcaaatccgaaCTCAGTCACTTAACTGGCTGTATGATTTTGGGTAGATGATTTTACCTCTGTATGgctcactttcttcatctgtaaatggagAAAATAGTAGTGTTTCTTGGGTAACACCAAGTCAGTGTCGGAGGAAACAGAAATTGGGGAGGTGATGTGTGTCACCCCACTAGGTGTTGGTATTTGGAGGAAAGAGGGTGGTGGTGTCTGGGTTGTCTTTGAAGGCGTGCTGCTTTTTCTGGAGGTAACCACGTGTCTCTCTCCTGCAGACCTGTTCTGGCAGCACCCGTAGAACCTGGTGCTGTGAATGGGTAGGAGACGCCAGGCATTCAGAAGTTGGGTGGTGCAGAACATGCCTCTGCCACCCCAAAATTCTGCTATTGCCCAAGACCACGCTCACTGGTGCTCATGACCCACACTGGCCCATCACTCCCCGGTGTGTTTGACATTCTGGGCGCTGCAGGCCAGGACAAGCTCTTGTATCTGAAGCACAAACTGAAGACCCTGCGCTCGAGTGGCCAAGGGGCCGATCTCCTGCATGCCATGGTGCTCCTGAAGTTAGGCAAGGACACGGAGGCCAGGATCTCTCTGGAGGCACTTAAGGCAGATGCAGTGGCCCGGCTGGTGGCCCAGCAGTGGGCTGGCATGGACAGCACTGAGGCCCCTGAAGAGCCTCCAGACATGCCCTGGGTCGTTGCTCGCCTATACCACCTACTGGTAGAGGAGAATCTGTGTCCAGCCTCCTTGCGGGACGCGGCCTACCAGGCAGCCCTCTATGCCCTCAGCTCCAGGGATGACTACCAGCTGAGGGACCTCCAGGATGAGGCCCAAGAACGGTGTGGATGGGATGTTATCCAGGATCCCGGGGGCTTCCGGACTCTTCACTCTGATCTGGGCTGCCTCCCACCATCTTCAACTCTACCCTCTGGGACCCGCAGCCTTCCCCGTCCCATAGATGACCCACTGGGCTGGAGCCAAGGGCACTCCCTACGATCTACCGATAGCCCAGCCTCCCTGGCCAGCAACTTAGAAATCAGCCAGTCACCCACCATGCCCCTCCTCAGCCAACACCGTAGCCCCCATGGGCCCAGCAAGCTCTGTGATGGCCCACAAGCTCGCACAGTGTCCAGGCCTGTCCCCAGCAGCTGCCAGGAGCCCGAGGAAATGAGCTGGCCCACCTCGGGGGAGATTGCTGGCTCCCCAGAGCCCCCAAGGTCCCCAGAGCTTCCCAAGGTGGCCCTAGATCCAGCCCCTGCTGGCCTCCCTGACAATCCCAAAACTCCAGGAATCAGCACCCACTACCCAGTACAGTGCACGGAGGTGTTGGCAGCCCCTGGGTCTCTCACTTCACCCATTCTGGAGCCTGTTGGAGACCCCTGCTCTGACAAACACCAGGCACCACATCCACTTTCTGAAGAAGATACCACGTCCCCAGATACCAAGTCATGCCCAGCTATTCCCTCGATCCCCAAAATGTCTCCTCCCGAAAcgtcccctcctcttcctccatcaGCTCCTTGTTCTGCTCACCTGGCCAACTCATCCCCATGCCCTTCCTCTTCCGAGGTGTCACCAGAGCAGAAATTCTATAACTTTGTGATCCTCCATGCCAAGGCAGATGAACACATTGCCCTGCGGGTTCGGGAGAAGTTGGAGGCCCTCGGTGTGTCTGATGGGGCCACTTTCTGTGAGGATTTCCAGGTGCCTGGGCGTGGTGAGCTACACTGCCTGCAGGATGCCATAGACCACTCAGCCTT
This region of Nycticebus coucang isolate mNycCou1 chromosome 2, mNycCou1.pri, whole genome shotgun sequence genomic DNA includes:
- the TICAM1 gene encoding TIR domain-containing adapter molecule 1, which translates into the protein MTHTGPSLPGVFDILGAAGQDKLLYLKHKLKTLRSSGQGADLLHAMVLLKLGKDTEARISLEALKADAVARLVAQQWAGMDSTEAPEEPPDMPWVVARLYHLLVEENLCPASLRDAAYQAALYALSSRDDYQLRDLQDEAQERCGWDVIQDPGGFRTLHSDLGCLPPSSTLPSGTRSLPRPIDDPLGWSQGHSLRSTDSPASLASNLEISQSPTMPLLSQHRSPHGPSKLCDGPQARTVSRPVPSSCQEPEEMSWPTSGEIAGSPEPPRSPELPKVALDPAPAGLPDNPKTPGISTHYPVQCTEVLAAPGSLTSPILEPVGDPCSDKHQAPHPLSEEDTTSPDTKSCPAIPSIPKMSPPETSPPLPPSAPCSAHLANSSPCPSSSEVSPEQKFYNFVILHAKADEHIALRVREKLEALGVSDGATFCEDFQVPGRGELHCLQDAIDHSAFIILLLTSSFDCRLSLHQVSHALMSSFMRLGWQDCVVPFLPLESSPTQLRSDAASLLTSLVWLDEHSPIFARKVANTFKSQKLRARKANWRKEQDARALREQSQHLEGERMQAAALNNAYTTYLQSYLAWQAQMEHLQMAFGSHMSFGTRMPFGGGPVPQGAPPPFPTWPGCPQPPPLQHPWQAGIPPPAFPQPPAFPTASPASPLSPGLQPLIIHHAQMVQLGLNNHMWNQRGAQAPEDKTQEAE